A genomic region of Arachis hypogaea cultivar Tifrunner chromosome 5, arahy.Tifrunner.gnm2.J5K5, whole genome shotgun sequence contains the following coding sequences:
- the LOC112800815 gene encoding cytochrome P450 87A3 isoform X2: MWPLYLVALVIILPTFLAYRWKNPTCNGRLPPGSMGLPLVGETLQFFSPNTSDDISAFLKHRIKRYGSIFKTNLVGRPVVVSTDPDLNYFIFQQEGQVFQSWYPDTFTEIFGRQNVGSLHGFMHKYLKNMVLSLFGPESLKKMISEVEHAACTYLQHWSCQDTVELKEATATMIFDFTAKKLISYDSKNSSENLRENFVAFIQGLISFPLDLPGTAYHKCLQGRKKAMKMLKKMLEERKANPRKEHSDFFDYVVEEVKKEGTILTEAIALDLMFVLLFASFETTSLAITYAFKVLSHNPLVLKQLQEEHESILKRRKDPNSGVTWKEYKSMTYTFQFINETVRLANIAPGIFRKALREINFKGYTIPAGWGVMVCPPAVHLSPAKYQDPLSFNPSRWEGIELNGATRQFMAFGGGMRFCVGADFSKVQMAVFIHCLVTKYRWNPIKGGNIIRTPGLQFPDGFHVQMIKNDQSNQESECTITT, encoded by the exons ATGTGGCCTCTATATCTTGTAGCATTGGTCATTATTCTTCCAACATTTTTGGCTTATAGATGGAAGAATCCTACATGCAATGGAAGGCTTCCACCAGGTTCAATGGGGTTGCCACTTGTTGGTGAGACCCTTCAGTTCTTCTCTCCTAACACTTCTGATGACATTTCTGCCTTCCTCAAGCACAGGATCAAAAG GTATGGATCAATATTCAAGACTAACTTGGTGGGGAGACCAGTGGTGGTATCAACAGACCCTGATTTGAATTACTTCATATTCCAGCAAGAGGGACAAGTGTTCCAGAGTTGGTACCCTGATACATTCACAGAGATCTTTGGGAGACAGAATGTAGGATCATTACATGGATTCATGCACAAGTACCTCAAGAATATGGTGCTGAGTCTCTTTGGTCCTGAAAGTCTTAAGAAGATGATCTCTGAGGTTGAACATGCAGCATGCACTTACTTACAACACTGGTCATGCCAGGACACTGTTGAACTTAAAGAAGCAACAGCCACT ATGATATTTGATTTTACTGCCAAAAAACTCATCAGTTATGACTCCAAGAATTCATCAGAAAATCTAAGGGAGAACTTTGTTGCATTTATACAAGGACTTATCTCCTTCCCTCTTGACCTACCAGGAACAGCATATCATAAATGTCTTCAG GGTAGGAAAAAGGCAAtgaagatgctgaagaagatgcttgaagaaagaaaagcaaATCCAAGGAAAGAGCATAGTGATTTCTTTGACTATGTAGTTGAAGAAGTCAAGAAAGAGGGAACAATCCTCACAGAAGCCATAGCCTTAGACCTCATGTTTGTCCTCCTCTTTGCAAGCTTCGAAACCACTTCTCTCGCAATCACTTACGCCTTCAAAGTCCTCTCTCACAATCCCTTGGTCCTCAAGCAATTACAA GAAGAACATGAATCCATACTCAAAAGACGCAAAGATCCTAACTCCGGAGTCACATGGAAAGAATATAAATCAATGACATACACATTTCAG TTCATTAATGAAACTGTGAGACTTGCAAATATAGCTCCAGGAATTTTTAGAAAGGCTCTAAGGGAAATTAATTTCAAAG GATATACCATACCAGCAGGTTGGGGAGTAATGGTGTGTCCCCCAGCTGTTCACTTGAGTCCAGCCAAATATCAAGATCCTCTCTCCTTCAACCCTTCCAGATGGGAG GGAATAGAATTGAATGGTGCAACCAGACAATTCATGGCTTTCGGCGGCGGCATGAGATTTTGTGTTGGAGCAGACTTTTCTAAGGTTCAGATGGCTGTCTTTATTCATTGCTTGGTGACCAAGTACAG GTGGAACCCTATCAAAGGAGGGAATATTATTAGAACGCCTGGATTACAATTTCCAGATGGATTTCATGTTCAGATGATTAAAAATGATCAAAGTAATCAAGAATCAGAATGTACCATCACAACTTAG
- the LOC112800815 gene encoding cytochrome P450 87A3 isoform X1: MWPLYLVALVIILPTFLAYRWKNPTCNGRLPPGSMGLPLVGETLQFFSPNTSDDISAFLKHRIKRYGSIFKTNLVGRPVVVSTDPDLNYFIFQQEGQVFQSWYPDTFTEIFGRQNVGSLHGFMHKYLKNMVLSLFGPESLKKMISEVEHAACTYLQHWSCQDTVELKEATATMIFDFTAKKLISYDSKNSSENLRENFVAFIQGLISFPLDLPGTAYHKCLQGRKKAMKMLKKMLEERKANPRKEHSDFFDYVVEEVKKEGTILTEAIALDLMFVLLFASFETTSLAITYAFKVLSHNPLVLKQLQEEHESILKRRKDPNSGVTWKEYKSMTYTFQVNTEYITSFLVYYSMFFSSLFPYVYNLIFQVHDDLQFINETVRLANIAPGIFRKALREINFKGYTIPAGWGVMVCPPAVHLSPAKYQDPLSFNPSRWEGIELNGATRQFMAFGGGMRFCVGADFSKVQMAVFIHCLVTKYRWNPIKGGNIIRTPGLQFPDGFHVQMIKNDQSNQESECTITT, encoded by the exons ATGTGGCCTCTATATCTTGTAGCATTGGTCATTATTCTTCCAACATTTTTGGCTTATAGATGGAAGAATCCTACATGCAATGGAAGGCTTCCACCAGGTTCAATGGGGTTGCCACTTGTTGGTGAGACCCTTCAGTTCTTCTCTCCTAACACTTCTGATGACATTTCTGCCTTCCTCAAGCACAGGATCAAAAG GTATGGATCAATATTCAAGACTAACTTGGTGGGGAGACCAGTGGTGGTATCAACAGACCCTGATTTGAATTACTTCATATTCCAGCAAGAGGGACAAGTGTTCCAGAGTTGGTACCCTGATACATTCACAGAGATCTTTGGGAGACAGAATGTAGGATCATTACATGGATTCATGCACAAGTACCTCAAGAATATGGTGCTGAGTCTCTTTGGTCCTGAAAGTCTTAAGAAGATGATCTCTGAGGTTGAACATGCAGCATGCACTTACTTACAACACTGGTCATGCCAGGACACTGTTGAACTTAAAGAAGCAACAGCCACT ATGATATTTGATTTTACTGCCAAAAAACTCATCAGTTATGACTCCAAGAATTCATCAGAAAATCTAAGGGAGAACTTTGTTGCATTTATACAAGGACTTATCTCCTTCCCTCTTGACCTACCAGGAACAGCATATCATAAATGTCTTCAG GGTAGGAAAAAGGCAAtgaagatgctgaagaagatgcttgaagaaagaaaagcaaATCCAAGGAAAGAGCATAGTGATTTCTTTGACTATGTAGTTGAAGAAGTCAAGAAAGAGGGAACAATCCTCACAGAAGCCATAGCCTTAGACCTCATGTTTGTCCTCCTCTTTGCAAGCTTCGAAACCACTTCTCTCGCAATCACTTACGCCTTCAAAGTCCTCTCTCACAATCCCTTGGTCCTCAAGCAATTACAA GAAGAACATGAATCCATACTCAAAAGACGCAAAGATCCTAACTCCGGAGTCACATGGAAAGAATATAAATCAATGACATACACATTTCAGGTGAATACAGAATATATTACAAGCTTTCTTGTATACTACTCTATGTTTTTTTCTTCATTATTTCCATATGTATATAATCTCATTTTTCAAGTCCATGATGATTTGCAGTTCATTAATGAAACTGTGAGACTTGCAAATATAGCTCCAGGAATTTTTAGAAAGGCTCTAAGGGAAATTAATTTCAAAG GATATACCATACCAGCAGGTTGGGGAGTAATGGTGTGTCCCCCAGCTGTTCACTTGAGTCCAGCCAAATATCAAGATCCTCTCTCCTTCAACCCTTCCAGATGGGAG GGAATAGAATTGAATGGTGCAACCAGACAATTCATGGCTTTCGGCGGCGGCATGAGATTTTGTGTTGGAGCAGACTTTTCTAAGGTTCAGATGGCTGTCTTTATTCATTGCTTGGTGACCAAGTACAG GTGGAACCCTATCAAAGGAGGGAATATTATTAGAACGCCTGGATTACAATTTCCAGATGGATTTCATGTTCAGATGATTAAAAATGATCAAAGTAATCAAGAATCAGAATGTACCATCACAACTTAG